A single region of the Streptomyces caelestis genome encodes:
- a CDS encoding D-alanyl-D-alanine carboxypeptidase family protein: protein MITGIQGTRFRRAAAVAVTTGAMLATGALTVAPAQAATAPSIAAKGGYVMNNATGKSLYTKAADTRRSTGSTTKIMTALVVLKQPKLNLDSKVTIQKAYSDYIVDNNWASNASLIVGDKVTVRQLLYGLMLPSGCDAAYALADKFGSGSSRAARVKSFIGKMNTTAKDLGLKNTHFDSFDGIGKGANYSTPRDLTKLASSAMKNTMFRTVVKTKKYTAKTTTKSGGTRTMAPWENTNPLLSSYTGAIGVKTGSGPEAGFCLVFAATRNGKTVIGTVLASTDKTARKTDATKLMNYGFAK, encoded by the coding sequence TTGATAACCGGCATTCAGGGCACCCGTTTCCGCAGAGCTGCGGCCGTCGCCGTGACCACCGGCGCCATGCTCGCGACCGGAGCTCTCACCGTCGCGCCGGCGCAGGCCGCCACGGCGCCCTCGATCGCCGCCAAGGGCGGCTACGTGATGAACAACGCGACCGGCAAGTCGCTGTACACCAAGGCGGCCGACACGCGCCGCTCCACCGGCTCGACCACCAAGATCATGACGGCCCTGGTGGTGCTGAAGCAGCCGAAGCTCAACCTGGACAGCAAGGTCACGATCCAGAAGGCGTACAGCGACTACATCGTCGACAACAACTGGGCGTCGAACGCCAGTCTGATCGTCGGCGACAAGGTCACCGTCCGCCAGCTGCTGTACGGGCTCATGCTCCCGTCCGGCTGCGACGCGGCGTACGCGCTCGCCGACAAGTTCGGTTCGGGCTCGTCGCGGGCGGCGCGCGTGAAGTCGTTCATCGGCAAGATGAACACCACCGCCAAGGACCTGGGTCTGAAGAACACCCACTTCGACTCGTTCGACGGCATCGGCAAGGGCGCCAACTACTCGACACCGCGCGACCTGACGAAGCTCGCCAGCAGCGCGATGAAGAACACCATGTTCCGCACGGTCGTCAAGACGAAGAAGTACACGGCGAAGACGACCACGAAGTCCGGCGGCACGCGGACGATGGCCCCGTGGGAGAACACCAACCCGCTGCTGAGCAGCTACACCGGCGCGATCGGTGTGAAGACGGGCTCCGGCCCGGAGGCCGGGTTCTGCCTGGTCTTCGCCGCCACCCGCAACGGCAAGACGGTCATCGGCACGGTCCTCGCCTCGACCGACAAGACCGCGCGGAAGACGGACGCCACGAAGCTGATGAACTACGGCTTCGCGAAGTAG
- a CDS encoding GntR family transcriptional regulator, which translates to MTLAVKQPPAADRVYTHVKQGVLERRYEGGTLLTEGELAEAVGVSRTPVREALLRLEAEGLIRLYPKKGALVLPVSAQEIADVVETRLLVEEHAARKAVPAPAGLIERLEELLARQKKQAAAGDLAGAAVTDRCFHAEIVRSGGNEILSRLYDQLRDRQLRMGVAVMHSHPDRIAKTLAEHEEILDALRAGDAEAAVGLVHRHVGWFSHLARGEVR; encoded by the coding sequence ATGACCCTGGCCGTGAAGCAACCTCCCGCCGCCGACCGCGTCTACACCCACGTCAAGCAGGGCGTGCTGGAGCGCCGTTACGAGGGCGGGACCCTCCTCACCGAGGGCGAGCTCGCCGAGGCCGTCGGGGTCTCGCGCACTCCGGTGCGTGAGGCGCTGCTCCGGCTGGAGGCCGAGGGGCTGATCCGGCTCTACCCGAAGAAGGGCGCCCTCGTCCTGCCGGTCTCCGCGCAGGAGATCGCCGACGTCGTCGAGACCCGGCTGCTCGTCGAGGAGCACGCGGCGCGCAAGGCCGTGCCCGCGCCCGCCGGGCTCATCGAGCGCCTGGAGGAGCTGCTGGCCCGGCAGAAGAAGCAGGCCGCCGCCGGAGACCTCGCGGGGGCCGCCGTCACCGACCGCTGCTTCCACGCCGAGATCGTCCGCAGCGGCGGCAACGAGATCCTCTCCCGGCTCTACGACCAGCTGCGCGACCGCCAGCTGCGGATGGGCGTCGCCGTCATGCACTCCCACCCCGACCGGATCGCCAAGACCCTCGCCGAGCACGAGGAGATCCTCGACGCGCTGCGCGCCGGGGACGCCGAGGCGGCCGTCGGGCTGGTCCACCGGCACGTCGGCTGGTTCTCGCACCTGGCCCGGGGGGAGGTCCGATGA
- a CDS encoding MFS transporter, which yields MSSTLPGDPPGGRRALAVWGIGVSVYFVAVIFRTSLGVAGLDAADRFHVNASALSTFSILQLLVYAGMQIPVGLLVDRLGTKKVLALGAVLFTAGQLGFAFSPSYGMALASRALLGCGDALTFISVLRLGSRWFPARRGPLVAQFAGLVGMAGNLVSTLVLARLLHGVGWTAAFAGSAAAGAVVFVLVLLFLKDHPEGHEPEPLPHQGVAYVRRQIAAAWREPGTRLGLWVHFTTQFPAMVFLLLWGLPFLVEAQGLSRATAGELLTLVVLSNMVVGMVYGQIVARHHGARLPLALGTVGTTAALWAATLAYPGPHAPMWLLIVLCAVLGACGPASMLGFDFARPANPPERQGTASGITNMGGFVASMTTLFAIGVLLDATGDDYTVAFSVVFVLQAFGVAQILRLREQAARRERERLVASRVETVHVPA from the coding sequence ATGAGCAGCACGCTGCCGGGCGATCCTCCGGGTGGCCGGCGCGCACTGGCGGTCTGGGGCATCGGCGTCTCGGTCTACTTCGTCGCGGTCATCTTCCGCACGTCCCTGGGCGTGGCCGGCCTCGACGCCGCCGACCGCTTCCACGTCAACGCCTCCGCGCTGTCCACCTTCTCCATCCTCCAGCTGCTGGTCTACGCGGGCATGCAGATACCCGTCGGCCTGCTCGTCGACCGGCTCGGCACCAAGAAGGTGCTGGCTCTCGGGGCGGTGCTGTTCACGGCCGGGCAGCTGGGCTTCGCGTTCTCCCCGTCGTACGGCATGGCGCTCGCGTCCCGGGCGCTGCTCGGCTGCGGTGACGCGCTGACCTTCATCAGCGTGCTGCGCCTCGGCAGCCGGTGGTTCCCGGCCCGGCGCGGCCCGCTCGTCGCCCAGTTCGCGGGGCTGGTGGGCATGGCGGGCAACCTCGTCTCCACGCTCGTCCTGGCCCGGCTGCTGCACGGCGTCGGCTGGACGGCGGCCTTCGCGGGCAGCGCGGCCGCCGGGGCCGTGGTGTTCGTCCTGGTACTGCTGTTCCTGAAGGACCACCCGGAGGGCCACGAGCCGGAGCCGCTCCCGCATCAGGGCGTGGCCTACGTACGGCGGCAGATCGCCGCCGCCTGGCGGGAGCCGGGGACGCGGCTCGGCCTGTGGGTGCACTTCACGACCCAGTTCCCGGCGATGGTGTTCCTGCTGCTGTGGGGCCTGCCGTTCCTCGTCGAGGCCCAGGGACTGTCCCGGGCCACGGCCGGCGAACTCCTCACGCTGGTCGTGCTGTCGAACATGGTCGTCGGCATGGTCTACGGCCAGATCGTCGCCCGGCACCACGGGGCGCGGCTGCCGCTCGCGCTCGGCACGGTCGGGACGACGGCGGCCCTGTGGGCGGCGACGCTGGCCTACCCCGGCCCGCACGCCCCGATGTGGCTGCTGATCGTGCTGTGCGCGGTGCTCGGGGCATGCGGGCCCGCCTCGATGCTCGGCTTCGACTTCGCCCGCCCGGCGAACCCGCCCGAGCGGCAGGGCACGGCCTCCGGCATCACCAACATGGGCGGCTTCGTGGCCTCCATGACCACGCTGTTCGCGATCGGGGTGCTGCTGGACGCCACCGGCGACGACTACACCGTGGCCTTCTCGGTGGTGTTCGTGCTTCAGGCGTTCGGGGTCGCGCAGATCCTGCGGCTGCGCGAGCAGGCGGCCCGGCGCGAGCGGGAACGGCTGGTGGCGAGCCGGGTGGAGACGGTGCACGTCCCGGCATAG
- a CDS encoding SAM-dependent methyltransferase: MTTPPRHSRLTFHGPLSEPRADRLVARLTRHAPTTVLDIGCGWAELMLRILAATPAATGTGIDINAEDLARGRQAAEARGLTDRVRFLEESAAGTPHGPADLVLCVGASQALAGQLPEALAELRRLVTDHGRVLLGEGFWHRTPTEAELARMWPDASATDHPDLATLVGLAVDAGFRPEWTETASLDEWEAFESAYLADTEVWLAEHPGHPLAAETRERADRHRAAWLTYRGVLGLAYLTLVPVVAR; this comes from the coding sequence ATGACAACCCCGCCCCGTCACAGCCGCCTCACGTTCCACGGCCCGCTCTCGGAACCACGCGCAGACCGGCTGGTCGCACGCCTGACCCGCCACGCCCCCACCACCGTCCTCGACATCGGCTGCGGCTGGGCCGAGCTGATGCTCCGCATCCTGGCCGCCACCCCGGCGGCAACCGGCACCGGCATCGACATCAACGCCGAGGACCTGGCCCGCGGCCGACAAGCCGCCGAGGCAAGAGGTCTCACGGACCGAGTCCGTTTCCTCGAGGAGTCCGCCGCCGGAACACCCCACGGCCCCGCCGACCTCGTCCTGTGCGTCGGCGCGAGCCAGGCCCTCGCCGGCCAACTCCCCGAGGCGCTCGCGGAACTGCGCCGCCTGGTCACCGACCACGGCCGCGTCCTCCTCGGAGAAGGCTTCTGGCACCGCACCCCGACCGAGGCGGAGCTGGCCCGCATGTGGCCGGACGCGAGCGCCACCGACCACCCCGACCTCGCGACCCTCGTCGGCCTGGCCGTCGACGCGGGGTTCCGGCCCGAGTGGACGGAGACCGCGAGCCTCGACGAATGGGAGGCGTTCGAGTCGGCGTACCTCGCGGACACCGAGGTGTGGCTCGCCGAGCACCCCGGCCACCCCCTGGCCGCCGAGACCCGGGAGCGCGCCGACCGCCACCGAGCCGCCTGGCTCACCTACCGCGGCGTCCTCGGGCTCGCGTACCTCACCCTGGTACCGGTGGTGGCCCGTTGA
- a CDS encoding maleylpyruvate isomerase family mycothiol-dependent enzyme — MSLHPTLQPYADAWTHSIEAISELLQPLAEAEWNRRTPCPGWSVRDVVSHVIGLDCEMLGDPRPIHTLPRDLFHVTNDHQRYMEMQVDVRRHHTAPEMTSELEYVIIRRNRQLRNDSRDPGAKVRGPFGTELTLEESMRRHAFDVWVHEQDLRTALGRPGNLDSPGAHVARDVLLGELPRVVAEDAQAPRSSAVVFDVHGPIEFLRTIRVDIQGRGTLETAPALGPAATLTLDWETYVRLACGRVTPESVTDRVKTEGDPDLTAAILRNFTVTK; from the coding sequence GTGAGTCTGCATCCCACCCTCCAGCCCTACGCCGACGCCTGGACCCACTCCATCGAAGCGATATCCGAGCTGCTCCAGCCGCTCGCGGAGGCCGAGTGGAACCGGCGGACGCCGTGCCCCGGGTGGTCGGTGCGGGACGTGGTCTCCCACGTCATCGGCCTGGACTGCGAGATGCTGGGCGACCCACGCCCCATCCACACGCTGCCGCGCGACCTCTTCCACGTGACCAACGACCACCAGCGCTACATGGAGATGCAGGTCGACGTCCGCCGTCACCACACGGCGCCGGAGATGACCTCCGAGCTGGAGTACGTGATCATCCGCCGCAACCGCCAGCTGCGCAACGACTCGCGCGACCCGGGCGCGAAGGTGCGCGGCCCGTTCGGCACGGAGCTGACCCTCGAGGAGTCCATGCGTCGGCACGCCTTCGACGTGTGGGTGCACGAGCAGGACCTGCGCACGGCCCTCGGCCGGCCCGGCAACCTCGACTCCCCCGGCGCGCACGTCGCCCGTGACGTGCTGCTCGGCGAACTCCCGCGCGTGGTCGCCGAGGACGCGCAGGCACCGCGCAGCTCGGCCGTCGTCTTCGACGTCCACGGTCCCATCGAGTTCCTGCGCACGATCCGCGTCGACATCCAGGGCCGCGGCACCCTCGAAACGGCCCCCGCCCTCGGCCCCGCCGCCACCCTCACCCTCGACTGGGAGACATACGTCCGCCTGGCCTGCGGCCGCGTGACGCCGGAGTCGGTGACGGACAGGGTGAAAACGGAGGGCGACCCGGACTTGACGGCGGCGATCCTGCGCAACTTCACGGTGACGAAGTAG
- a CDS encoding carbon-nitrogen family hydrolase, translating into MRASVIQIAVDEGESVESRRRRAASMVRDQAGADLVVLPELWTTGAFAYEEFGQEAEPLEGPTYETMAKAASDAGVWLHAGSIPERDPEGPLYNTSLVFSPAGDLAAVYRKIHRFGFDKGEAVLMGAGAELVTVRLPSTTLGLGTCYDLRFPELFRGLVDAGAETLVVPAGWPERRRAHWTLLAQARAVENQSFVVACGTAGTHAGVPQAGHSIVVDPWGEVLAQAGAGEEVLTVEFDPGKVATTREQFPVLKDRVLGLQPPRRP; encoded by the coding sequence GTGCGCGCCTCTGTGATCCAGATCGCCGTAGACGAGGGCGAATCGGTCGAATCGCGCCGTCGGCGGGCGGCCTCGATGGTCCGCGATCAGGCCGGGGCCGATCTCGTCGTCCTGCCGGAGCTGTGGACCACGGGTGCCTTCGCCTACGAGGAGTTCGGGCAGGAGGCCGAGCCGCTCGAAGGGCCGACGTACGAGACGATGGCGAAGGCCGCGAGCGACGCCGGTGTGTGGCTGCACGCGGGCTCGATCCCGGAGCGGGATCCTGAGGGGCCGCTCTACAACACCTCCCTCGTCTTCTCCCCGGCCGGCGATCTCGCCGCCGTCTACCGCAAGATCCACCGCTTCGGCTTCGACAAGGGCGAGGCCGTGCTGATGGGCGCGGGTGCCGAGCTGGTGACGGTCCGTCTGCCGTCGACCACCCTGGGCCTCGGCACCTGTTACGACCTCCGTTTCCCCGAACTCTTCCGCGGGCTCGTCGACGCCGGTGCCGAGACGCTCGTGGTCCCGGCGGGCTGGCCGGAGCGCCGCCGGGCCCACTGGACGCTGCTGGCTCAGGCGCGGGCGGTCGAGAACCAGTCGTTCGTCGTCGCGTGCGGAACGGCCGGGACGCACGCCGGGGTTCCCCAGGCCGGTCACTCGATCGTGGTCGACCCGTGGGGTGAGGTGCTGGCCCAGGCGGGCGCCGGCGAGGAGGTCCTGACGGTGGAGTTCGACCCGGGGAAGGTCGCGACGACGCGGGAGCAGTTCCCGGTGCTGAAGGACCGGGTGCTGGGGCTCCAGCCTCCTCGCAGGCCCTGA
- a CDS encoding LURP-one-related/scramblase family protein, with product MRFLVYDRLLGFGDDYWIEDDRGTKVFLVDGKALRLRDTWELKDTQGRVLVDIHQKMLALRDTMVLQRGGEPLATIRRKRLSLLRNHYRVSLADGSELDVSGKILDREFAVEYDGELLAVVSRRWLTVRDTYGVEVVREDADPALLIAVAVCVIHLAEKERGD from the coding sequence ATGAGATTCCTCGTGTACGACCGGCTCCTCGGCTTCGGCGACGACTACTGGATCGAGGACGACCGCGGCACCAAGGTGTTCCTCGTCGACGGCAAGGCACTGCGCCTGCGGGACACCTGGGAGCTGAAGGACACCCAGGGGCGCGTCCTCGTCGACATCCACCAGAAGATGCTCGCCCTGCGCGACACGATGGTGCTCCAGCGGGGCGGCGAGCCGCTGGCGACGATCCGCCGGAAACGTCTGTCCCTGCTGCGCAACCACTACCGGGTGTCCCTGGCCGACGGCAGTGAGCTGGACGTCAGCGGCAAGATCCTCGACCGGGAGTTCGCCGTCGAGTACGACGGGGAGCTGCTGGCGGTGGTCTCCCGGCGGTGGCTGACCGTGCGGGACACCTACGGCGTGGAGGTCGTCCGCGAGGACGCGGATCCGGCGCTGCTGATCGCGGTGGCGGTGTGTGTGATCCACCTGGCGGAGAAGGAGCGGGGGGACTGA
- a CDS encoding GlxA family transcriptional regulator: MPQGSSHRVVLMVDENSNPFEMSCAIEIFGLRRPELGRELYDFRLCAAAPHTRMRDGFFTLTGVAGLEAAEEADTLIVPNRPDTETPRAPRVLDAVRRAHARGARLVGFCSGAFTMAEAGLLDGRRAACHWMWAESFRARYPEVLLEPDVLFVDDGDVLTASGSASALDLGLHVVRRDHGAEIANHVSRRLVFAAHRDGGQRQFVERPVPQVRDESLAPLLEWAQERLGEPLTVTDLAARARVSPATLHRRFRAQLGTTPLAWLTGERVALACRLIERGEERLDVVAARSGLGTAANLRTRLRRVTGLSPSAYRRRFGAGAGEALVS; encoded by the coding sequence ATGCCGCAAGGATCCTCGCACCGGGTCGTCCTGATGGTGGACGAGAACTCGAACCCCTTCGAGATGAGCTGCGCCATCGAGATCTTCGGGCTGCGCAGGCCGGAGCTCGGGCGAGAGCTGTACGACTTCCGGCTGTGCGCCGCCGCACCGCACACGCGTATGCGGGACGGCTTCTTCACGCTCACCGGAGTGGCCGGACTGGAGGCCGCCGAGGAGGCGGACACCCTGATCGTGCCGAACCGGCCCGACACAGAAACACCCCGGGCGCCGCGCGTCCTGGATGCCGTACGCCGGGCACACGCGCGTGGTGCACGGCTGGTCGGGTTCTGCTCGGGTGCCTTCACGATGGCGGAGGCCGGGCTGCTGGACGGGCGGCGGGCGGCCTGCCACTGGATGTGGGCGGAGTCCTTCAGGGCGAGGTACCCCGAGGTGCTGCTGGAGCCGGACGTACTGTTCGTGGACGACGGCGACGTCCTGACCGCCTCCGGCAGCGCCTCGGCGCTGGACCTGGGCCTGCACGTCGTACGACGTGACCACGGCGCCGAGATCGCCAACCACGTCTCCCGGCGGCTGGTGTTCGCCGCGCACCGGGACGGCGGGCAGCGGCAGTTCGTGGAGCGGCCGGTGCCTCAGGTGCGGGACGAGTCCCTGGCACCCCTGCTGGAGTGGGCGCAGGAGCGGCTGGGCGAGCCGCTGACGGTGACGGACCTGGCCGCACGCGCGCGTGTCAGCCCGGCCACGCTCCACCGGCGCTTCCGCGCCCAGCTCGGGACGACACCGCTGGCATGGCTGACCGGGGAGCGGGTGGCGCTGGCCTGTCGGCTGATCGAGCGGGGCGAGGAACGGCTGGACGTGGTGGCGGCCCGCAGCGGGCTCGGGACGGCCGCCAACCTGCGGACCCGGCTGCGGCGGGTGACCGGGCTGAGCCCCTCGGCCTATCGACGGCGTTTCGGAGCGGGCGCCGGGGAAGCCCTGGTGTCATGA
- a CDS encoding cupin domain-containing protein: MTQEPVSLAHALASFSEQWSPRIVTAVNDYDVRVAKVEGEHVWHVHDHTDEFFLVLDGELHIGLREPSGERTVVLPRGSVFTVPRGTEHKPYAPVPTAILLFEPTGTLTVGDRHDDVPEHVDATTGHALDRLSVPDDTLDA, encoded by the coding sequence ATGACCCAGGAACCCGTCTCCCTCGCCCACGCCCTGGCCTCCTTCTCGGAGCAGTGGAGCCCACGCATCGTCACCGCCGTCAACGACTACGACGTCCGCGTCGCGAAGGTCGAGGGCGAGCACGTCTGGCACGTCCACGACCACACCGACGAGTTCTTCCTCGTCCTCGACGGCGAGCTGCACATCGGCCTGCGCGAGCCGTCCGGCGAGCGCACGGTCGTGCTCCCCCGGGGCAGCGTCTTCACCGTCCCGCGCGGCACCGAGCACAAGCCGTACGCCCCCGTCCCGACCGCGATCCTCTTGTTCGAACCCACCGGCACCCTCACGGTCGGCGACCGCCACGACGACGTGCCCGAGCACGTGGACGCCACGACCGGCCACGCGCTGGACCGGCTGTCAGTGCCGGACGACACCCTGGACGCATGA
- a CDS encoding DUF6458 family protein produces MGLGGCIILIAVGAILTFATDWDMQGVNLDLVGVILMIVGLIGVTTFSSIARRRRVVVPPTTPVVDDGRRPTRDGYSDGYGV; encoded by the coding sequence ATGGGCCTCGGCGGATGCATCATCCTCATCGCCGTGGGAGCCATCCTCACGTTCGCGACCGACTGGGACATGCAGGGGGTCAACCTCGACCTCGTCGGCGTGATCCTGATGATCGTCGGACTGATCGGCGTCACGACGTTCAGCAGCATCGCCAGGCGCCGGCGCGTGGTGGTCCCACCCACGACGCCGGTCGTGGACGACGGACGGCGCCCCACGCGGGACGGCTACAGCGACGGGTACGGAGTGTGA
- a CDS encoding M18 family aminopeptidase: MSEPARPSPAATLAASASRAPLAFDRGHTDDLMTFLAASPSPYHAVATAAERLEKAGFRQVAETDAWEGTSGGKYVLRGGAIIAWYVPEGAAPHTPFRIVGAHTDSPNLRVKPLPDSGAHGWRQVAVEIYGGPLLNSWLDRDLGLAGRLTLRDGSTRLVNIDRPLLRVPQLAIHLDRSVTADGLKLDKQRHMQPVWGLGGDVRDGDLIAFLEETAGIPAGEVTGWDLMTHSVEPPAYLGRDRELLAGPRMDNLLSVHAGTAALAAVASGASEPASIPVLAAFDHEENGSQSDTGADGPLLGNVLERSVFARGGSYEDRARAFAGTVCLSSDTGHAVHPNYAERHDPTHHPRVNGGPILKVNVNNRYATDGSGRAEFTAACEAADVPFQSFVSNNSMPCGTTIGPITAARHGIKTVDIGVAILSMHSVRELCGADDPFLLANALTAFLER; the protein is encoded by the coding sequence ATGAGCGAACCAGCCCGCCCGTCTCCCGCCGCCACCCTTGCAGCGAGCGCTTCGCGCGCACCTCTTGCCTTCGACCGCGGCCACACCGACGACCTCATGACCTTCCTGGCGGCGAGCCCGTCGCCCTACCACGCCGTGGCCACAGCTGCCGAACGGCTGGAGAAGGCAGGCTTCAGGCAGGTCGCCGAGACGGACGCCTGGGAAGGGACGAGCGGCGGCAAGTACGTGCTGCGCGGCGGCGCGATCATCGCCTGGTACGTGCCGGAGGGCGCCGCACCGCACACGCCGTTCCGGATCGTCGGCGCCCACACCGACTCCCCCAACCTGCGCGTCAAGCCGCTCCCCGACAGCGGGGCGCACGGCTGGCGCCAGGTGGCCGTGGAGATCTACGGCGGGCCGCTGCTCAACTCCTGGCTGGACCGCGACCTGGGCCTCGCGGGCCGGCTGACCCTGCGCGACGGCTCCACGCGCCTGGTCAACATCGACCGCCCGCTGCTGCGCGTCCCGCAGCTCGCCATCCATCTGGACCGCTCGGTGACGGCGGACGGCCTCAAGCTCGACAAGCAGCGGCACATGCAGCCGGTCTGGGGCCTGGGCGGCGACGTGCGCGACGGCGACCTGATCGCCTTCCTGGAGGAGACGGCCGGCATCCCCGCGGGCGAGGTCACCGGCTGGGACCTGATGACGCACTCCGTGGAACCGCCCGCCTACCTGGGCCGCGACCGCGAACTGCTGGCCGGCCCCCGCATGGACAACCTGCTGTCCGTGCACGCCGGCACGGCGGCCCTCGCCGCCGTGGCCTCCGGCGCGTCCGAGCCGGCCTCCATCCCGGTCCTGGCCGCCTTCGACCACGAGGAGAACGGCTCCCAGTCGGACACCGGCGCGGACGGACCGCTGCTCGGCAACGTGCTGGAGCGCTCGGTGTTCGCCCGCGGCGGCTCCTACGAGGACCGGGCCCGCGCCTTCGCCGGCACGGTCTGCCTGTCCTCCGACACCGGCCACGCCGTGCACCCCAACTACGCGGAGCGGCACGACCCGACGCACCACCCGCGCGTCAACGGCGGTCCGATCCTCAAGGTCAACGTCAACAACCGCTACGCCACGGACGGTTCGGGCCGCGCCGAGTTCACGGCGGCCTGCGAGGCGGCCGACGTGCCCTTCCAGTCCTTCGTCTCCAACAACTCCATGCCCTGCGGCACCACGATCGGACCGATCACCGCCGCCCGGCACGGCATCAAGACGGTCGACATCGGCGTGGCCATCCTGTCGATGCACAGCGTCCGCGAACTGTGCGGCGCCGACGACCCGTTCCTCCTGGCGAACGCGCTGACGGCGTTCCTGGAGAGGTAG
- a CDS encoding acyl-CoA dehydrogenase: MGHYKSNLRDIEFNLFEVLGRDKVYGTGPFEETDVETAKSILEEMTRLSENELAESFIDADRNPPVFDPETNTAPVPASFKKSYQAFMDSEYWRLGLPEEIGGTTSPRSLIWAYAELILGANPAVWMYSSGPAFAGILFEEGNEVQKHIAKIAVEKQWGSTMVLTEPDAGSDVGAGRTKAVQQEDGSWHIEGVKRFITSGEHDMSENILHYVLARPEGAGPGTKGLSLFLVPKYLFDFETGELGERNGAYATNVEHKMGLKASNTCEMTFGDQHPAKGWLIGDKHDGIRQMFRIIEFARMMVGTKAISTLSTGYLNALEYAKERVQGPDLANFMDKTAPKVTITHHPDVRRSLITQKAYAEGMRALVMYTASIQDAIQIKEAAGEDAATEHALNDLLLPIVKGYGSEKGYELLAQSLQTFGGSGFLQEYPIEQYIRDSKIDTLYEGTTAIQGQDFFFRKIVRNQGAALNSLAEDIKKFLALGTGGEELAGAREHLAKAAVELEAIVGLMLTDLAATEQDVKNIYKVGLNTTRLLMASGDVVVGYLLLKGAAIAAEKLETASAKDKAFYTGKIAAAKFFAANVLPGVTLARKVAEGVELDLMELDEAAF; this comes from the coding sequence ATGGGGCACTACAAGTCGAATCTCCGCGACATCGAGTTCAACCTCTTCGAAGTACTCGGGCGCGACAAGGTGTACGGCACCGGCCCGTTCGAGGAGACGGACGTCGAGACCGCGAAGAGCATCCTGGAGGAGATGACCCGCCTCTCGGAGAACGAGCTGGCCGAGTCCTTCATCGACGCCGACCGCAACCCGCCGGTCTTCGACCCGGAGACCAACACCGCGCCGGTCCCGGCCTCCTTCAAGAAGAGCTACCAGGCCTTCATGGACTCCGAGTACTGGCGCCTCGGCCTGCCCGAGGAGATCGGCGGCACCACCTCGCCCCGCTCCCTGATCTGGGCCTACGCCGAGCTCATCCTGGGCGCCAACCCGGCCGTGTGGATGTACTCCTCGGGCCCGGCCTTCGCCGGCATCCTCTTCGAGGAGGGCAACGAGGTCCAGAAGCACATAGCCAAGATCGCCGTGGAGAAGCAGTGGGGCTCCACGATGGTGCTCACCGAGCCCGACGCGGGCTCCGACGTGGGCGCCGGCCGCACCAAGGCCGTGCAGCAGGAGGACGGCTCCTGGCACATCGAGGGCGTGAAGCGCTTCATCACGTCCGGTGAGCACGACATGTCGGAGAACATCCTCCACTACGTGCTCGCGCGTCCCGAGGGAGCCGGCCCCGGCACCAAGGGCCTGTCCCTCTTCCTCGTCCCGAAGTACCTCTTCGACTTCGAGACCGGCGAGCTGGGCGAGCGCAACGGCGCCTACGCCACGAACGTCGAGCACAAGATGGGCCTGAAGGCCTCCAACACCTGCGAGATGACCTTCGGCGACCAGCACCCCGCCAAGGGCTGGCTGATCGGCGACAAGCACGACGGCATCCGCCAGATGTTCCGCATCATCGAGTTCGCCCGCATGATGGTCGGCACGAAGGCGATCTCCACGCTGTCCACGGGCTACCTGAACGCGCTGGAGTACGCCAAGGAGCGCGTCCAGGGCCCCGACCTGGCGAACTTCATGGACAAGACCGCGCCGAAGGTCACCATCACCCACCACCCCGACGTGCGCCGCTCGCTGATCACGCAGAAGGCGTACGCGGAGGGCATGCGCGCCCTGGTGATGTACACCGCCTCGATCCAGGACGCGATCCAGATCAAGGAGGCCGCCGGCGAGGACGCCGCCACCGAGCACGCGCTGAACGACCTGCTCCTGCCCATCGTCAAGGGCTACGGCTCCGAGAAGGGCTACGAGCTGCTCGCCCAGTCGCTGCAGACGTTCGGCGGCTCCGGCTTCCTCCAGGAGTACCCGATCGAGCAGTACATCCGGGACTCCAAGATCGACACCCTCTACGAGGGCACCACGGCGATCCAGGGCCAGGACTTCTTCTTCCGGAAGATCGTCCGCAACCAGGGCGCCGCGCTGAACTCCCTCGCCGAGGACATCAAGAAGTTCCTGGCCCTCGGCACGGGCGGCGAGGAGCTGGCCGGTGCCCGCGAGCACCTCGCCAAGGCCGCGGTCGAGCTGGAGGCCATCGTCGGCCTGATGCTCACCGACCTCGCGGCCACCGAGCAGGACGTCAAGAACATCTACAAGGTCGGGCTGAACACCACCCGCCTGCTGATGGCCTCCGGTGACGTCGTCGTCGGCTACCTGCTGCTCAAGGGCGCCGCGATCGCCGCCGAGAAGCTGGAGACCGCCTCCGCCAAGGACAAGGCCTTCTACACCGGCAAGATCGCCGCGGCCAAGTTCTTCGCCGCCAACGTCCTGCCGGGCGTCACCCTGGCCCGCAAGGTCGCCGAGGGCGTCGAGCTGGACCTGATGGAGCTGGACGAGGCCGCGTTCTAG